A DNA window from Daucus carota subsp. sativus chromosome 3, DH1 v3.0, whole genome shotgun sequence contains the following coding sequences:
- the LOC108212674 gene encoding cytochrome P450 CYP736A12, with protein sequence MSLYNLAIFLLFLVTLLWFIHGLILTLLPFKSNGRKLPPGPRGLPFIGSLYLLGKLPHRSLNDLAKKYGPIMSMKLGNVTTIVVSSPEFAEKVLKTHDLVFASRPHTEASKYLSYEHKALAFGQYGPHWRNVRKLCTLELFSAKKIDSLSKMRREDVVLMVNTIKEAAMARQVVDISDLVGDVIGKMIYRMLLMGKSDHNGNN encoded by the coding sequence ATGTCTCTGTACAACTTGGCTATCTTCTTACTTTTTCTGGTAACCTTACTGTGGTTTATACATGGTCTGATACTGACATTGCTACCATTCAAATCAAATGGCCGCAAATTACCACCAGGTCCCCGAGGCCTACCGTTCATCGGAAGCTTATACTTGTTAGGTAAGCTTCCTCACCGTTCCCTTAATGACTTGGCAAAGAAGTATGGTCCAATAATGTCCATGAAGTTAGGAAATGTCACAACAATTGTTGTCTCGTCTCCCGAGTTTGCGGAGAAGGTCCTCAAGACTCATGACCTGGTTTTTGCTAGCAGGCCTCATACGGAAGCTAGCAAGTATCTATCTTACGAACACAAAGCTCTGGCATTTGGCCAATACGGACCTCATTGGCGTAACGTTAGAAAGTTGTGCACACTGGAGCTATTTAGCGCGAAGAAGATTGATTCTTTATCAAAAATGAGGAGGGAGGATGTCGTGCTGATGGTGAATACAATTAAAGAGGCTGCGATGGCACGACAAGTGGTGGATATCAGTGATTTAGTTGGAGATGTGATTGGGAAGATGATTTATAGGATGTTGTTGATGGGAAAAAGTGACCACAACGGCAACAACTAA